A DNA window from Mesotoga sp. BH458_6_3_2_1 contains the following coding sequences:
- a CDS encoding ABC transporter permease, whose translation MSLKRIFNIFRIDVVNGSRDKIVIYILLTPIIFSFFFRVIAPGFQTLSLNFVTISGQEETAEILNKFGDIEFTVSEAELKERVEEATDVIGIYYDGESFNLVLQGNESKEIEEAAKLILSGIQFEVWRSLEVEESNKGRFVPPITVFGFSFVVIISFVLGGMVIGFNIIEEKESGAMRALMVTPITKNELIFGRSIMGIVIPLFHALVATLIFDIPSIDYLKLMIVCVVSSMIGIVFGFLIGVVSSSQMSGIANMKISGWLLLMPVMLAFILPERAQWIFFWSPTYWSFVALRDILNLSSKWSGFAFQIFWICLTTAILFLLMKSKIKRGLQTYQN comes from the coding sequence ATGAGCCTTAAGAGAATATTCAATATCTTCAGAATCGATGTTGTAAATGGTAGCCGGGATAAGATAGTAATATACATACTCCTGACTCCAATTATCTTTTCATTCTTCTTCAGGGTAATTGCTCCTGGGTTTCAAACCCTTTCTCTGAATTTCGTTACTATCAGCGGGCAGGAAGAGACTGCGGAGATCCTAAACAAGTTCGGCGATATTGAATTTACTGTATCTGAAGCTGAGTTGAAAGAAAGAGTCGAAGAAGCGACCGATGTTATCGGCATATATTATGACGGAGAATCATTTAACCTCGTTCTTCAAGGAAACGAATCGAAGGAAATCGAAGAAGCCGCGAAACTAATTTTGTCAGGAATTCAATTTGAAGTATGGAGATCGCTCGAAGTTGAGGAGAGCAATAAAGGAAGGTTCGTTCCTCCGATTACGGTGTTTGGTTTCAGCTTTGTAGTCATAATTTCTTTTGTTCTTGGCGGTATGGTTATAGGATTCAACATAATAGAAGAGAAAGAGTCCGGAGCTATGAGGGCTCTCATGGTAACTCCTATCACAAAGAATGAACTCATTTTCGGCAGAAGTATCATGGGAATTGTGATTCCTCTATTCCATGCGCTAGTTGCGACCTTGATATTCGATATCCCCAGCATCGACTATCTAAAACTGATGATCGTTTGCGTTGTGAGCTCGATGATCGGAATAGTTTTCGGCTTTCTCATCGGTGTGGTTTCATCCTCTCAAATGAGCGGCATTGCAAACATGAAGATTAGCGGTTGGCTTTTGCTTATGCCTGTGATGCTAGCTTTTATTCTTCCAGAGAGAGCGCAATGGATATTCTTCTGGTCCCCTACTTACTGGTCATTCGTGGCGTTACGAGATATTCTGAACCTGAGCTCAAAATGGAGCGGTTTTGCTTTTCAGATTTTCTGGATCTGTCTTACGACAGCTATATTATTCCTTTTGATGAAGAGTAAGATAAAAAGGGGACTCCAGACTTATCAAAACTGA
- a CDS encoding ABC transporter permease, with protein MRLFTNILKEVKLGWRSHFFLLTVGLAMAYFLLMTFLLPEDLSTNIELVLLTENDELATMLQLDSSESQASLSIVNSREEMDSLMNGRFNSIGIIVKGSISSPSIELVFQGHEDAETKEFIKLFVATFLAGPDVEFTSERDIEYLHEIQSTSDKIPFNKSFLPIFLMFEAVMMGMIMVFAMVFSEKSQKTLHAYSVTPGKIWEYLGAKVILLALLGIVFTFILTPLVVGLGADYFILIIIVVVGSFLSTSVSLIVASFYKNLSQSMAAMLALTVVFTLPMLSYFSEGFSPWYLRILPTYPILFALKGAVFPEFSSSEISGLILVAIEAAAAFLIAVTTYKLRLRKG; from the coding sequence ATGAGACTCTTCACAAACATTTTGAAGGAAGTCAAACTTGGATGGAGAAGTCACTTCTTCTTGTTGACTGTGGGACTGGCGATGGCTTATTTCCTCTTGATGACCTTCTTGCTCCCCGAGGATCTCTCAACTAACATCGAGCTGGTCTTGCTAACTGAGAATGATGAACTGGCGACCATGTTGCAACTCGATTCCAGTGAATCACAGGCCTCACTATCCATAGTAAATAGCCGGGAAGAAATGGATAGTTTAATGAACGGGAGATTCAACAGCATCGGTATTATAGTCAAAGGCAGTATTTCTTCTCCATCGATCGAACTAGTATTCCAGGGTCATGAAGATGCTGAGACTAAAGAATTCATTAAACTCTTCGTTGCAACCTTTTTGGCTGGTCCTGATGTTGAATTTACCTCTGAAAGAGACATTGAGTACCTTCACGAGATTCAAAGCACTTCGGATAAGATTCCCTTCAACAAGTCCTTCCTACCCATATTCTTGATGTTCGAAGCGGTGATGATGGGAATGATAATGGTATTTGCAATGGTATTTAGCGAGAAGTCGCAGAAGACTCTCCACGCATATTCGGTAACGCCCGGTAAGATCTGGGAATACCTGGGAGCGAAAGTAATACTTCTTGCGCTTCTGGGAATTGTCTTTACCTTTATTCTTACTCCGCTGGTTGTTGGCCTTGGAGCCGATTACTTCATACTCATAATAATTGTAGTTGTCGGCAGCTTCCTATCAACTTCTGTCTCCCTCATAGTGGCAAGCTTCTACAAGAACCTATCTCAGTCAATGGCCGCTATGCTTGCTCTGACAGTGGTTTTTACGTTGCCTATGCTATCGTACTTTTCAGAAGGCTTTTCTCCATGGTATCTGAGAATTCTTCCAACCTATCCCATTCTATTTGCTTTGAAGGGGGCGGTTTTCCCAGAGTTTAGTTCATCTGAGATTTCTGGCTTGATTCTAGTTGCGATCGAAGCCGCTGCTGCTTTTCTGATTGCAGTGACGACCTACAAACTCCGACTGAGAAAAGGTTAG
- a CDS encoding sugar ABC transporter ATP-binding protein, whose product MPETVLKLEGIHKSFGGIHALKDVSFELAEGEVHALLGENGAGKSTLIKILTGVHKMDSGSIQVRGKSVTIEDPVDARHKGIGAIYQELSLVDSLTVAENIFLGHEPTTSFFGSIKKRELMDKAAKYLSSFAIAVDPSAFVGDLGLGQKRIVEIIKALSINANILLLDEPTTGMSRAEIDTLFKIMDDLKKKEVNMIYISHHLDEVFRVCDRATVLRDGQNAGTFDIDSVDLKTLVKSMLGRTLKEEFPVREGAPSEDMLLEVREFKTEKMFAPISFSLRKGEILGITGIIGSGKSELALGLFGADKSLRGDISIDGKAVSLKSPDDAKKLGISFIPEDRKGQGLFLRLNVEHNICVANIDLAISKGVISNKKKSQLAKDTSEKLRVRPLDIKMAVQNLSGGNQQKVVIGKWLCGEPDILILDEPTRGIDIGAKTEIYSLINYLADRGTGILILSSEFREMNAICDRILVIRKGDIVAELVGKESSTEQLLTLALGG is encoded by the coding sequence GTGCCTGAGACTGTCCTGAAGCTCGAAGGAATCCACAAGTCTTTTGGAGGTATTCACGCACTAAAAGATGTAAGCTTCGAACTGGCAGAAGGTGAAGTCCACGCGCTTCTTGGGGAGAACGGTGCCGGAAAATCAACGTTAATCAAGATCCTTACAGGTGTTCACAAAATGGATTCGGGATCGATTCAAGTGAGAGGGAAAAGCGTCACGATCGAAGACCCTGTAGATGCTAGACACAAAGGAATCGGCGCAATATATCAGGAGCTTAGCCTGGTTGACTCTCTTACGGTTGCAGAAAACATTTTCCTTGGCCACGAGCCAACCACATCTTTCTTTGGCTCCATCAAAAAGAGAGAGCTTATGGATAAAGCGGCAAAGTATCTTTCCTCCTTTGCAATCGCAGTGGATCCGAGTGCTTTTGTGGGGGATTTGGGGCTTGGCCAGAAAAGGATAGTAGAAATCATCAAAGCTCTCTCTATCAATGCGAATATTCTTCTTCTAGATGAACCTACAACCGGTATGAGCAGAGCAGAAATTGACACACTCTTCAAAATCATGGATGACCTGAAGAAGAAAGAAGTAAACATGATCTACATATCCCACCACCTAGATGAGGTTTTTCGCGTTTGTGATAGGGCGACCGTATTAAGAGACGGCCAGAACGCTGGAACATTCGACATTGATTCGGTAGATCTAAAAACTCTTGTCAAATCAATGCTTGGAAGAACACTAAAAGAGGAGTTTCCCGTTCGTGAAGGAGCCCCGTCAGAAGACATGCTCCTTGAAGTGAGAGAGTTCAAGACAGAGAAGATGTTTGCACCAATCAGTTTTTCTCTGAGAAAAGGCGAGATACTGGGAATTACGGGAATAATTGGCTCTGGAAAGAGTGAGCTAGCACTTGGACTCTTCGGAGCCGACAAATCTCTGCGGGGTGATATTTCGATCGACGGCAAGGCGGTAAGTCTGAAGTCGCCTGATGATGCAAAGAAACTCGGCATTTCCTTCATCCCTGAGGATCGAAAAGGTCAGGGCCTTTTCCTAAGGCTTAATGTAGAGCACAATATCTGTGTTGCAAATATCGATCTTGCCATTAGCAAAGGGGTAATTTCCAACAAGAAGAAATCACAGCTCGCAAAGGATACATCTGAAAAGTTGAGAGTGCGACCGCTAGATATAAAGATGGCAGTTCAAAATCTTTCCGGCGGCAATCAACAGAAAGTGGTTATTGGGAAGTGGCTGTGCGGTGAACCCGATATCTTGATTCTAGATGAACCGACCCGCGGAATCGATATTGGCGCAAAGACTGAGATCTATTCTCTGATAAATTATCTTGCCGACCGCGGCACGGGAATTCTGATATTGTCTTCGGAGTTCAGGGAGATGAATGCGATCTGTGATCGAATACTTGTTATAAGAAAGGGAGACATTGTGGCAGAGTTAGTCGGCAAAGAATCTTCAACAGAGCAGTTGTTGACACTGGCACTTGGAGGTTAG
- a CDS encoding sugar phosphate isomerase/epimerase, whose protein sequence is MGKRPVTLFTGQWADLTFEEICEKASSWGYDGLEIACWGDHMNLEMAAKDPKYVDERRRILEKNNLKCWAIGAHLMGQCVGDLYDVRLDGFAPASCEGNPEKIRAWGIEQMMYAPTAAKNMGCYTVTGFTGSPVWKFWYSFPQTTEKMVEDAYKEIVDLWTPIFDKFDAEGITFALEVHPTEIAFDYYTAERLLKAFNGRKTLGFNFDPSHLIWQGVKPHLFVRDFAERIYHVHMKDAAVTLDGRAGILGSMMTFGDTRRGWNFRSLGHGDVDFEEIIRELNDIGYSGPLSVEWEDSGMEREFGAKEAADFVRKVDFEPSNVAFDDAMKS, encoded by the coding sequence ATGGGCAAGAGACCTGTTACGCTATTTACCGGTCAGTGGGCCGATCTCACTTTCGAAGAAATCTGTGAAAAGGCCAGTTCATGGGGATATGATGGTTTAGAGATAGCATGTTGGGGCGATCATATGAATCTCGAGATGGCTGCGAAGGATCCTAAGTATGTCGATGAAAGAAGGCGAATCCTCGAAAAAAACAATCTGAAGTGCTGGGCCATCGGAGCACACTTAATGGGGCAATGTGTAGGTGACCTGTACGATGTCAGACTTGACGGCTTCGCACCGGCAAGCTGTGAAGGAAATCCCGAAAAGATTCGAGCATGGGGTATCGAACAGATGATGTACGCACCGACGGCTGCGAAGAATATGGGCTGTTACACGGTGACCGGCTTTACGGGTTCTCCTGTTTGGAAGTTCTGGTATTCATTCCCCCAGACAACGGAGAAAATGGTGGAAGATGCTTATAAAGAGATAGTTGATCTCTGGACTCCGATTTTCGATAAGTTTGATGCCGAAGGAATTACCTTCGCTCTCGAAGTTCATCCCACTGAGATTGCATTCGATTATTACACTGCAGAAAGGTTGCTCAAAGCATTCAATGGCAGAAAGACGCTTGGCTTCAATTTTGATCCAAGCCACCTCATCTGGCAGGGAGTCAAACCCCACCTTTTCGTAAGGGACTTCGCTGAAAGAATCTATCATGTACACATGAAGGACGCTGCAGTGACACTAGACGGAAGGGCAGGGATACTTGGATCGATGATGACCTTCGGTGACACTAGACGCGGATGGAACTTCAGGTCACTCGGTCACGGTGACGTTGATTTTGAAGAGATCATTAGAGAACTGAATGACATAGGTTATAGCGGTCCCTTATCAGTAGAATGGGAAGACAGCGGAATGGAAAGAGAATTCGGAGCGAAAGAAGCAGCTGATTTTGTGAGGAAAGTTGACTTTGAGCCTTCAAACGTCGCTTTTGACGATGCAATGAAAAGTTGA
- the rbsK gene encoding ribokinase has translation MIDFDFNGEILCMGSMNMDLVMVMDNLPEPGETVLTDNFSTYPGGKGGNQAVAAAMNGAKVQMFTKLGGDGFSEELNKLMSEKGVDTSRILRDPERTAGIAMIRVDKKGQNSISFTPGSNALLSPDDVERNSDLFESGRILLLTMEIAEETIFRAIEMAHEKGMFTIVDPAPAPRQGFPDSIASLVNLIKPNETEARILTGIEIHDKESERNALKKLKLLGFRLPIITLGEKGIVGLDEDCFIELDPFKVNCVDTTAAGDVFSGALAAALSKGKSLRQSLEWANAAGALSTTTSGAQTSIPSSESVRDLLRKRV, from the coding sequence ATGATTGACTTTGACTTCAACGGAGAGATTCTGTGCATGGGAAGTATGAATATGGATCTTGTTATGGTAATGGATAACCTTCCCGAGCCTGGTGAGACAGTTCTTACGGACAACTTCAGTACTTATCCAGGTGGTAAAGGCGGCAATCAGGCGGTCGCAGCTGCAATGAATGGCGCCAAAGTGCAGATGTTCACTAAACTTGGCGGTGACGGATTTAGTGAAGAGCTGAATAAATTAATGAGTGAAAAAGGAGTCGACACTTCCCGAATTCTAAGAGATCCAGAAAGAACAGCAGGAATAGCAATGATACGAGTTGACAAGAAGGGCCAGAATTCGATTTCATTTACTCCAGGCAGCAACGCATTACTCTCTCCCGATGATGTAGAGAGAAACTCGGATCTCTTCGAATCAGGAAGAATTCTCCTGCTAACTATGGAGATAGCAGAAGAGACTATCTTTAGGGCAATAGAAATGGCTCACGAGAAGGGAATGTTTACCATTGTCGATCCTGCGCCTGCCCCAAGACAGGGATTTCCCGATTCCATCGCGTCTTTGGTTAATCTCATAAAACCAAACGAAACGGAAGCGAGGATACTCACCGGCATAGAAATACATGACAAAGAGTCTGAACGGAATGCTCTTAAGAAACTTAAGTTGCTGGGTTTCAGATTACCGATAATTACTTTGGGTGAAAAGGGAATTGTTGGCCTCGACGAAGACTGCTTCATAGAGCTCGATCCCTTCAAAGTCAACTGCGTTGATACTACTGCTGCTGGAGATGTCTTCTCGGGAGCACTGGCGGCAGCTCTTTCAAAGGGTAAAAGCCTTAGACAGTCTCTAGAATGGGCAAATGCAGCTGGAGCGTTAAGTACAACAACTTCCGGCGCCCAGACTTCTATCCCTTCGTCTGAGAGCGTACGAGATTTGCTGAGAAAGCGGGTGTGA
- a CDS encoding substrate-binding domain-containing protein has product MKRMLLVVLMVGLLALTGLAAKTIGFSVSTLANPFFVTMKEGGEAKASELGLELIVLDAQDKPETQFAQIQDLITRRVDVLIINPVDSDAIVSAVLEANAAGIPVITVTRPSNGGVVAQHLDIDNKEAGMLAAMAMAEALDGKGRVAVLEGIPGAPSAVDRQAGFIDEIKKYPGIEVVASLTANYSREEGARVSDDILQGNPVLDGIYGHNDEMALGAVRSAIAAGRLNEIKIVGIDATDDAIAAIKAGEMVATVQQQPYLQMEMAVIAAQRIINGASVEAKVIIPLKLITIDVLD; this is encoded by the coding sequence ATGAAACGAATGCTTTTAGTAGTTTTGATGGTTGGATTGCTGGCACTAACTGGCCTTGCGGCCAAGACCATTGGATTCTCAGTCTCCACGCTGGCGAATCCCTTTTTCGTAACCATGAAAGAGGGTGGAGAGGCAAAGGCAAGCGAACTTGGGTTGGAACTGATCGTTCTTGACGCACAGGACAAACCGGAGACTCAATTTGCTCAGATTCAGGATCTCATAACGAGAAGGGTTGATGTGCTTATCATTAATCCAGTTGATTCAGATGCGATAGTCTCGGCAGTTCTGGAAGCAAATGCGGCTGGAATCCCGGTAATTACAGTTACTAGACCTTCTAACGGAGGAGTTGTAGCACAGCACCTGGATATTGATAATAAAGAAGCCGGAATGCTTGCTGCAATGGCAATGGCGGAAGCACTTGATGGAAAGGGAAGAGTTGCAGTTCTTGAGGGAATTCCCGGTGCGCCCTCGGCAGTAGACAGACAAGCGGGTTTCATCGACGAGATAAAGAAGTACCCAGGTATTGAAGTCGTTGCATCACTGACAGCAAACTACTCGAGGGAAGAAGGTGCAAGAGTTAGTGACGACATTCTTCAGGGGAACCCGGTTCTGGATGGAATTTACGGCCACAATGACGAAATGGCTCTAGGTGCTGTAAGATCGGCGATTGCAGCAGGAAGGCTGAATGAAATCAAAATCGTCGGAATCGATGCAACTGACGATGCGATTGCTGCAATAAAAGCAGGCGAGATGGTTGCTACAGTCCAACAGCAGCCCTACCTACAGATGGAGATGGCAGTAATTGCCGCTCAGAGAATCATCAACGGCGCAAGTGTCGAAGCAAAGGTTATCATTCCTCTGAAACTAATAACTATTGACGTTCTTGACTAA
- a CDS encoding Gfo/Idh/MocA family protein: protein MIEGKEVASAGKLKYGMVGGGEGSFIGDVHRKAIAMDGLAKLVAGCFSIYYDDTVRTAKKLCVSDDRVYKDFKEMASKESAREDGIDFVSICTPNATHFPIAKEFLEADINVVCEKPLTVDETEAKELADLAKEKNLLFAVTYAYSGYAMVKHAREMVQRGDIGEVRVVMGEYAQDWLATRLEDTGNMQASWRTDPSQTGKSNCVGDIGSHIENTVAYITGLKLNSICASLDSFVPGRALDDNAEILVRFENGARGVFWASQVAIGHDNGLKVRVFGSKGSIEWDQENPNYLKVAYVGGPVQILSRGGGYMLPSAANVSRIPAGHPEGYYEAFANIYRNFATTLIKKKNGEDLSGADFPTVEDGLAGVRFIGKAVESSQKGSVWLDL, encoded by the coding sequence ATGATTGAAGGCAAAGAAGTCGCCTCAGCAGGTAAGTTAAAATACGGAATGGTAGGTGGGGGCGAAGGTTCGTTTATTGGTGATGTTCATAGAAAAGCAATAGCAATGGACGGTCTTGCGAAGCTTGTTGCTGGCTGTTTCTCGATCTATTACGACGACACAGTTAGAACCGCAAAGAAACTCTGTGTTTCTGACGACAGAGTCTATAAAGATTTCAAGGAAATGGCCTCCAAAGAGTCTGCTAGAGAAGATGGAATAGACTTTGTGAGTATCTGCACCCCAAACGCTACTCACTTCCCAATCGCAAAGGAATTTCTCGAAGCAGATATTAACGTCGTTTGTGAGAAACCTCTTACAGTTGATGAAACAGAAGCAAAAGAGTTGGCGGATCTTGCGAAAGAGAAAAACCTTCTCTTTGCGGTCACTTACGCTTATTCCGGTTATGCAATGGTCAAACATGCCAGAGAAATGGTACAAAGGGGCGATATTGGAGAAGTCCGAGTTGTAATGGGCGAGTATGCACAGGATTGGCTGGCAACTCGATTAGAAGACACGGGCAACATGCAGGCTTCCTGGAGAACCGACCCCTCTCAGACAGGTAAATCAAATTGCGTCGGAGATATTGGAAGCCACATTGAAAACACTGTGGCTTACATTACAGGCTTGAAACTGAATTCGATTTGCGCAAGTCTGGACTCATTTGTTCCCGGCAGGGCGCTGGATGACAACGCAGAAATTCTCGTCAGGTTCGAAAATGGGGCTAGAGGAGTTTTCTGGGCATCACAGGTCGCAATCGGTCACGACAATGGTCTTAAGGTAAGAGTTTTCGGAAGCAAGGGTTCTATAGAATGGGATCAGGAAAATCCTAACTACCTGAAGGTCGCGTATGTGGGGGGACCTGTTCAGATTCTTTCAAGAGGCGGAGGTTACATGCTCCCGTCAGCGGCAAACGTCTCCAGAATACCTGCGGGACATCCCGAAGGGTACTACGAAGCTTTTGCGAACATATACAGGAATTTCGCAACGACTCTTATAAAAAAGAAAAATGGAGAAGATCTCTCTGGCGCCGACTTCCCCACAGTAGAGGATGGTCTGGCAGGAGTTAGATTCATTGGAAAGGCAGTCGAGAGCTCCCAGAAGGGAAGCGTTTGGCTAGATCTGTAA
- a CDS encoding TetR/AcrR family transcriptional regulator, with the protein MPTETFFNLPDEKKERIIEAAVDEFAENGFENAKVNEIVRKSSIPKGSFYQYFRDKSDIFKHILDIVFEKKMQMMTGIRDSLEKSSIFEILRIMVGAGIKMAEDDPRLSKISDDLVANKSLMNKILGEYAPSSNDLISSLIKRGKDSGEIAEWVDPEMTAKLITAFMLSLSEMVRSDSEGMISERARDKYLSLIKLLEYGMKRRVDYD; encoded by the coding sequence ATGCCGACAGAGACATTTTTCAATCTGCCTGACGAAAAGAAGGAAAGAATAATCGAGGCAGCCGTAGATGAATTTGCCGAGAATGGTTTTGAAAACGCCAAGGTAAATGAAATAGTAAGAAAATCCTCCATTCCTAAAGGTAGTTTTTATCAGTACTTCAGAGACAAGAGTGATATCTTCAAGCATATACTGGACATTGTCTTTGAAAAGAAGATGCAGATGATGACCGGTATAAGGGACTCTCTTGAGAAATCAAGTATTTTCGAAATTCTGAGAATTATGGTTGGAGCCGGAATCAAAATGGCCGAGGATGATCCCCGGCTTTCAAAAATCAGCGATGACTTGGTCGCAAACAAATCATTGATGAACAAAATCCTGGGAGAGTACGCTCCCTCAAGCAACGACCTGATCAGTTCTTTGATTAAACGGGGTAAAGATAGCGGTGAGATCGCTGAATGGGTCGATCCAGAAATGACTGCGAAGCTCATAACTGCTTTTATGCTCTCGCTGAGCGAAATGGTCAGATCCGACAGTGAAGGAATGATTTCAGAACGGGCAAGAGATAAGTATCTTTCACTTATCAAGTTGCTTGAATACGGTATGAAAAGGAGAGTAGATTATGATTGA
- a CDS encoding ABC transporter ATP-binding protein codes for MIEVNNLYYSYSNNTEYAVKGISFEVKEGEVFGFLGPNGAGKSTTQKILTGLLPLQKGSARVMDVDVSQLTSEFYNRVGVSFENPNLYLKLTGLENLEYFASLYDVPTADPMNLLEMVGLKEAAKKKAGEYSKGMQQRLVFARSLINSPKIWFLDEPVSGLDPSTSASIRKVIKEKNSEGTTIFLTTHNMHVADELCDRVAFIVSGEISLIDSPRNLKLKYGKRLVEVEYKANGSLRKEKISLTQPADRERLNSLLNSEVIETIHSKEATLEEIFIKATGEELK; via the coding sequence ATGATTGAAGTAAATAACCTATATTACTCGTACAGTAATAATACGGAATATGCGGTGAAGGGCATTTCATTCGAAGTAAAAGAAGGTGAAGTTTTCGGCTTCTTGGGTCCTAACGGGGCAGGAAAATCGACAACCCAAAAGATATTGACCGGCCTGCTGCCACTCCAGAAGGGCTCTGCAAGGGTCATGGATGTAGATGTTTCACAACTCACCTCAGAATTCTATAACAGGGTCGGCGTATCTTTCGAAAATCCGAATCTTTATCTCAAGCTTACGGGTCTCGAAAACCTTGAATACTTCGCTAGCCTTTACGATGTACCCACGGCAGATCCAATGAATTTACTGGAAATGGTCGGTCTCAAAGAAGCTGCCAAAAAGAAGGCGGGGGAGTACTCGAAGGGAATGCAGCAAAGACTTGTCTTTGCCCGTTCTCTCATTAACAGTCCGAAGATCTGGTTCCTTGACGAGCCCGTATCGGGGCTCGATCCCTCGACTTCCGCATCAATAAGGAAGGTAATCAAAGAAAAAAACAGTGAAGGCACGACGATTTTCCTGACGACGCATAACATGCATGTAGCAGATGAACTGTGTGATAGAGTGGCATTTATCGTTTCTGGAGAGATCTCCCTTATTGACTCTCCAAGGAACCTGAAACTGAAGTACGGGAAACGTTTGGTAGAGGTCGAGTACAAAGCAAATGGTTCACTCAGAAAGGAAAAGATCTCGCTGACCCAACCGGCCGACAGAGAAAGGCTGAATTCTCTGCTCAACTCTGAGGTAATCGAGACGATTCACTCTAAGGAGGCCACTCTCGAAGAGATATTTATAAAGGCTACGGGAGAGGAGTTGAAGTAA
- a CDS encoding ABC transporter permease: MENTIEKTDRSAFWTKFLKMLKGELGLILILVILMVVFSLMSPFFFNSRNLLNVTRQVSITLIVAIGMTFVILTGEIDLSVGSSAALVGVATAAVLTVTGSIFLAIIAGLAMGVGIGLTNGVLAVYGRVQSFIVTLAMMGIARGAALVWTGGKPISRLPVDFGIMGAGYLGPVPVSTIIAAGVFVLAFFILNRTKHGVYMKSIGANKEAARLSAIPVKKYRVLAFAISGLMSALGGILITSRLLSAQPNAAEGLEMNVIAAVILGGASLSGGVGTVLGTLLGAMVIGVIDNGMNLVGVSSFFQQIVKGVIILVAVLAKRSD, from the coding sequence ATGGAAAACACAATTGAGAAAACAGATAGATCAGCGTTTTGGACCAAATTCCTGAAGATGCTCAAAGGAGAGTTGGGACTGATTCTAATTCTTGTGATCCTTATGGTAGTCTTCTCATTGATGTCTCCCTTCTTCTTCAATTCGAGAAATCTGCTGAACGTAACCAGGCAGGTGTCGATAACTCTAATAGTCGCCATTGGAATGACCTTCGTCATTCTAACCGGAGAAATAGATCTTTCTGTAGGTTCTTCCGCGGCATTGGTAGGAGTTGCAACCGCAGCGGTTCTGACTGTTACGGGCTCAATATTCCTTGCTATCATTGCGGGATTGGCTATGGGAGTCGGTATAGGCCTTACAAATGGCGTTCTCGCCGTTTATGGAAGAGTTCAATCCTTCATAGTAACGCTTGCCATGATGGGAATTGCCAGAGGAGCCGCTTTGGTGTGGACGGGAGGGAAACCTATATCGAGATTGCCGGTTGATTTTGGAATCATGGGTGCCGGTTATCTTGGACCGGTACCGGTTTCAACGATAATTGCTGCCGGAGTCTTTGTTCTCGCATTCTTTATTCTGAACAGAACAAAACATGGAGTGTACATGAAATCAATCGGAGCTAATAAGGAGGCCGCAAGGCTTTCGGCTATTCCCGTAAAGAAATACAGAGTACTTGCCTTTGCTATCTCCGGTTTGATGAGCGCACTCGGCGGCATTCTCATAACTTCCAGATTGCTCTCGGCGCAACCAAATGCTGCAGAAGGGCTTGAGATGAATGTAATCGCTGCGGTGATACTTGGCGGAGCCTCCCTTTCAGGAGGAGTGGGAACCGTGTTGGGCACACTCCTAGGCGCCATGGTAATAGGTGTTATTGATAATGGAATGAATCTAGTTGGAGTTTCATCGTTCTTTCAGCAAATCGTTAAAGGAGTCATAATACTCGTTGCCGTACTTGCAAAACGTAGTGATTAA